A genomic stretch from bacterium includes:
- a CDS encoding FAD-binding oxidoreductase, with the protein MKTISDPAAIEPYLTDESNAFKAPLMKVSEVLLPESVDDLASILSSANSSRTPCTISGAGTGITGSRVPMQGGCVISLERSLTASVPRAWKAVPRNFPTGKTTIAISPDDRRARVPPGLTLDMLTEMLPDDLFYPPDPTESTAQLGGTVATNASGSRTFYYGPTRDWVSGLTVVLADGDTLTIKRGEAFADDDGILRFATDSGQRYEVPIPTYSPPRTKNAAGLYASPRMDLIDLFVGCEGILGVFAEIEIKLAKRPAELIADLAFFESEPNALAYADDIRALREKGIIAIEYFDASSLAFMRDKNPRIKQNHYAAVLVEALGDRDDTVDAILEACERYKAVDDWSGPPEQFNEFRHSLPESVNSYLKQRQSHKLATDFAVPASGFGEMMQSYRQADETFKKAFPRPGVHTVLFGHLGDFHLHFNFITHTEPEMAFCKQLYLPLARLAVALGGTISAEHGVGKKTVGIAGREVPYLELMYGREGLEQIAAIKRALDPNLILNIGNMLSDSFF; encoded by the coding sequence ATGAAAACCATCTCTGACCCGGCCGCGATTGAGCCATATCTGACCGACGAGAGTAATGCCTTCAAGGCGCCGCTGATGAAGGTGTCCGAGGTTCTGCTGCCGGAGAGCGTCGATGACCTGGCCTCTATCCTCTCGTCCGCCAACTCCAGCAGGACCCCATGCACCATATCAGGCGCGGGAACTGGCATTACAGGCTCAAGGGTCCCAATGCAGGGCGGCTGCGTCATCTCCCTGGAACGTTCGCTGACGGCGAGCGTCCCGAGGGCGTGGAAGGCTGTCCCCCGCAACTTCCCGACCGGCAAGACAACGATCGCCATCTCCCCCGACGACCGGCGGGCAAGGGTGCCGCCCGGTTTGACGCTTGACATGTTGACGGAGATGCTGCCCGACGATCTCTTCTATCCACCCGACCCGACCGAATCGACCGCGCAGCTCGGCGGAACAGTCGCCACGAACGCCTCGGGCTCACGCACCTTCTACTATGGGCCGACCAGAGATTGGGTTTCTGGGCTGACGGTCGTTCTTGCCGACGGCGACACGCTAACCATCAAGCGCGGCGAAGCGTTCGCGGATGACGACGGCATCCTGCGCTTTGCGACCGACTCCGGCCAGCGCTACGAGGTGCCCATCCCGACCTACTCGCCCCCTCGGACGAAGAACGCTGCGGGGCTTTACGCCTCGCCCAGAATGGACCTGATAGACCTGTTCGTGGGCTGCGAGGGGATACTCGGCGTCTTCGCCGAGATCGAGATCAAGCTAGCCAAGAGGCCCGCTGAACTCATTGCTGACCTGGCGTTCTTTGAGAGCGAGCCGAATGCGCTAGCCTACGCCGACGATATTCGTGCCCTCCGCGAAAAGGGCATAATCGCCATCGAATACTTCGACGCGAGCTCGCTCGCCTTCATGCGAGATAAGAACCCCCGCATCAAGCAGAATCACTATGCCGCCGTCCTGGTCGAGGCGCTGGGCGATCGCGATGACACGGTCGATGCGATTCTCGAGGCTTGCGAACGATACAAGGCAGTTGACGACTGGTCTGGGCCGCCCGAGCAGTTCAACGAGTTTCGGCACTCGCTCCCAGAATCCGTGAATAGCTACTTGAAACAACGCCAAAGCCACAAGCTAGCAACGGACTTCGCGGTTCCTGCTAGCGGCTTCGGGGAGATGATGCAGTCCTATCGCCAGGCGGATGAGACGTTCAAGAAAGCATTCCCAAGGCCCGGCGTTCACACAGTCCTCTTTGGCCACCTCGGCGACTTTCACCTGCACTTCAACTTCATAACCCACACTGAGCCCGAGATGGCATTCTGCAAGCAGCTTTATTTGCCCCTGGCAAGACTAGCCGTCGCTCTCGGTGGGACAATCTCCGCTGAGCACGGCGTCGGCAAGAAAACGGTGGGGATTGCCGGGCGCGAGGTTCCCTACCTGGAGCTCATGTATGGCCGGGAAGGCCTCGAGCAGATAGCTGCTATCAAGCGCGCCCTCGACCCCAACCTCATCCTGAATATCGGCAACATGCTCTCGGACAGTTTCTTCTAG
- a CDS encoding pyridoxal phosphate-dependent aminotransferase produces MHKEYQVLRNYLHEIWAQGIDVASAEIFFLSDFRIDLSEHPLHESMAKKLRNIDKSWHLSEYGNTSGDIFVREALTKLENARLETNLYSIDDVMLTLGATGAISMIYKGFLKRGARVLMIPPIYYVFAGAAEQLGITVDMMNVARDNDFLPTIDAFEAALSSQDYDLVLITNPTYPIGRVYQPDLLFGILDCIAAYNRQRPCLAILDEVYAQMAFDLDKVHYGPHLADYDFLIRTNSMSKSLGTAGLRVGYFCAHPELCRRVHEGTGWRVMDFLNDLGDLEYGTPPPVFGPYIAAGCEFFGRVEADENSPEATFWRRNLARYWDKYQVAKAMIDDAGLDYIEPETAFSVMVELRGARTPEDQFEIFKRLLAAKRVYALPGALYRMPDDAQPAMVRVSFGQPEAMLREGLTRALDFWLK; encoded by the coding sequence ATGCACAAAGAATATCAGGTTTTACGTAATTATCTGCACGAAATCTGGGCTCAGGGGATCGATGTCGCGAGCGCCGAGATATTCTTTCTCTCGGACTTCCGCATCGACCTTTCGGAACACCCGCTCCATGAATCAATGGCCAAGAAACTGAGAAACATCGACAAATCCTGGCATCTTTCAGAATACGGCAACACCTCGGGCGACATCTTCGTGCGCGAGGCATTAACCAAGCTCGAGAATGCACGGCTCGAGACCAACCTCTACTCAATAGACGACGTGATGCTGACGCTCGGCGCGACTGGCGCCATCTCAATGATATACAAAGGTTTTTTGAAACGAGGGGCGCGAGTCCTCATGATTCCGCCGATTTATTATGTATTTGCTGGCGCGGCAGAACAGCTCGGGATAACCGTTGATATGATGAACGTGGCGCGCGACAACGACTTCTTGCCGACGATTGATGCCTTCGAGGCCGCCCTCAGCAGCCAGGATTACGACCTGGTGCTGATAACGAATCCTACCTATCCAATCGGGCGGGTGTATCAGCCGGACCTGCTCTTCGGCATCCTTGACTGCATCGCTGCGTACAATCGGCAGCGCCCCTGTCTGGCGATACTCGACGAGGTCTATGCGCAGATGGCATTCGACCTCGATAAGGTTCACTACGGGCCCCATCTGGCGGACTATGATTTCCTTATCAGGACCAACAGCATGTCGAAGTCGCTTGGGACCGCTGGGCTTCGGGTCGGTTATTTCTGCGCCCATCCGGAGCTTTGCAGGCGCGTTCACGAAGGGACTGGCTGGCGTGTGATGGATTTCTTGAACGACCTCGGCGATCTCGAGTATGGCACACCACCGCCCGTCTTCGGGCCATACATTGCCGCTGGCTGCGAGTTCTTCGGCCGAGTGGAAGCTGATGAGAACAGCCCGGAGGCCACGTTTTGGCGCCGTAACCTTGCGAGGTATTGGGACAAATACCAGGTTGCCAAGGCGATGATCGATGACGCGGGGCTGGACTACATCGAGCCGGAAACGGCTTTCAGCGTAATGGTGGAGCTGCGAGGGGCGAGAACGCCTGAGGATCAGTTCGAGATATTCAAGAGGCTCTTGGCGGCCAAGAGGGTCTATGCCTTGCCAGGCGCCTTATATCGAATGCCGGACGATGCACAGCCGGCGATGGTGCGAGTCTCCTTCGGACAGCCGGAGGCAATGCTTAGGGAGGGGCTGACCCGCGCTCTCGACTTCTGGCTCAAATGA
- the coaE gene encoding dephospho-CoA kinase (Dephospho-CoA kinase (CoaE) performs the final step in coenzyme A biosynthesis.) — protein MLLVGLTGGFGSGKSTVATILADMGLQVVSADRLAREVCEPGKPAFREIVETFGDEVVAEDGSLDRKRLGDIVFADSALLARLNSVVHPRVIAREGELLKQIEESNPDAIVVLDVPLLIEVERHHLVDFLVVVDAQTEQRFERLEKEYGDLNHAAVQSRMKHQIPLEEKVKIADFVVDNSGTPELTRRQTEKLFGLLIDKQTRRSLSL, from the coding sequence ATGCTGTTAGTTGGTCTTACAGGTGGCTTTGGGAGCGGCAAGAGCACAGTCGCAACGATTCTTGCCGACATGGGTCTTCAGGTCGTAAGCGCAGACCGCCTGGCGAGGGAGGTCTGCGAGCCCGGCAAGCCTGCATTTCGTGAGATCGTCGAGACCTTCGGCGACGAAGTGGTTGCAGAGGATGGCAGTCTTGATAGAAAGCGGCTTGGCGATATTGTCTTCGCTGATTCGGCGTTGCTGGCACGGTTGAATAGTGTTGTTCATCCGCGAGTCATTGCCCGCGAAGGGGAACTCCTCAAGCAGATCGAGGAATCGAACCCCGACGCGATCGTGGTCCTCGACGTCCCGCTATTGATCGAGGTGGAGCGCCATCATCTAGTCGATTTCCTTGTCGTCGTCGATGCCCAAACCGAGCAGCGATTTGAGCGGCTTGAGAAGGAGTATGGCGACCTGAACCACGCCGCGGTCCAGTCCCGAATGAAGCATCAGATACCGCTCGAGGAGAAGGTCAAGATCGCTGATTTTGTCGTTGACAACAGCGGGACTCCGGAGTTGACGAGGAGGCAGACCGAAAAGCTCTTCGGCCTCCTAATTGACAAGCAGACTCGCCGATCTCTTTCTCTGTAA
- a CDS encoding DNA methyltransferase: MVTENWLCLGDNLDVLRLHIKDASVDLIYLDPPFKSNKAYNVIFKEKNGAQKRKPIEAFKDTWSWDRAAAEAFEDIVVSGPDDVSRLMQALRQFLGTSDMMSYLAMMAPRLLALQRVLKATGSIYLHCDPTASHYLKLLMDAVFGTRSFQNEIVWYYKGGGLSKARWARRHDIILMYSRGDASFFDADAVRDEYAQTTKERFAHYIGNVRKGHDFGIQKLHPEGKHPDDVWLIPIVAPSARERLGYPTQKPEALLERIIKASSKPGDVVLDPFCGCGTAIVVAERLGRNWIGIDITPLAINAVRSRLQQAFGPGVEYEVDGLPKTVPDAEELAQEDRYKFELWALGLAGASEQREKKKGADRGVDGRLYFYDEGPNANAKQIVVQVKSGHVGPSHIRDLVGVLDRENAQIGVYITLKQPTKQMRAEAAAAGFYTSPVSQKKYPRIQLFTIEDLLAGARIDYPAGTRHTRRPATRGNKEREEPDRLV, from the coding sequence ATGGTGACAGAGAACTGGCTCTGCTTGGGCGACAATCTAGACGTCCTCCGACTGCACATCAAGGACGCCTCGGTTGACCTCATCTATCTCGATCCGCCGTTCAAAAGCAACAAGGCCTACAACGTCATATTCAAGGAGAAGAACGGGGCGCAGAAAAGAAAGCCGATTGAGGCGTTCAAGGATACCTGGAGTTGGGACCGGGCAGCGGCGGAGGCTTTCGAGGATATCGTGGTCTCCGGGCCGGATGACGTCTCAAGGCTGATGCAGGCTCTGCGGCAGTTTCTTGGCACGAGCGACATGATGTCCTACCTGGCGATGATGGCGCCTCGGCTTCTTGCGCTTCAGCGCGTCCTGAAAGCGACCGGCTCGATCTATCTGCACTGCGATCCCACTGCGAGCCACTACCTGAAGCTTCTTATGGACGCAGTGTTTGGTACCAGGTCATTCCAGAACGAGATCGTCTGGTATTACAAGGGAGGCGGACTGTCGAAGGCTCGTTGGGCGCGCAGACACGACATCATTCTTATGTATTCACGTGGTGACGCTTCCTTCTTCGATGCAGACGCGGTCAGGGATGAGTATGCACAAACCACAAAGGAGAGGTTTGCGCATTACATCGGCAACGTAAGAAAAGGGCACGATTTTGGTATTCAGAAGCTACATCCAGAGGGCAAGCACCCCGACGACGTGTGGTTGATCCCAATTGTTGCGCCGTCAGCGAGAGAGCGGCTGGGCTACCCGACGCAGAAGCCTGAGGCGCTCCTTGAACGCATCATCAAGGCGAGCAGCAAGCCTGGAGACGTGGTGCTGGACCCGTTCTGCGGCTGTGGGACCGCGATCGTTGTAGCGGAGAGGCTCGGAAGGAACTGGATTGGTATCGACATCACGCCTCTTGCGATCAACGCCGTGAGAAGCCGGCTCCAGCAGGCCTTTGGACCCGGTGTTGAATACGAGGTGGACGGCCTGCCAAAGACGGTTCCTGACGCGGAGGAACTGGCTCAAGAAGACCGCTACAAGTTCGAGCTGTGGGCGCTGGGCCTTGCTGGCGCCAGCGAACAGAGGGAGAAGAAGAAGGGAGCGGACAGAGGCGTTGACGGGCGCCTCTATTTCTATGACGAGGGCCCGAACGCAAACGCCAAGCAGATAGTCGTGCAGGTGAAAAGCGGCCACGTTGGCCCATCGCATATTCGCGACCTTGTGGGCGTCCTCGACAGGGAGAACGCGCAGATCGGCGTCTATATCACCTTGAAGCAGCCAACGAAGCAGATGCGCGCGGAGGCTGCGGCCGCCGGGTTCTACACGTCCCCGGTCTCTCAGAAAAAATACCCCCGCATCCAGCTCTTCACGATTGAGGACCTGCTCGCAGGCGCCCGAATAGACTACCCCGCCGGCACCAGGCATACGCGCAGACCAGCGACAAGGGGGAATAAAGAGCGTGAGGAGCCAGATCGGCTGGTGTGA
- a CDS encoding M28 family peptidase yields the protein MARRSGRLGKRAVSMSWRRCVLFVLVSLLLFGCQQGGHEQKQQASRVSGPFNASRSFSHLVAQVNLGPRVPGTEGHLECLDYIIRHLSSTAKSLQTQQFPIDCYDEPIEGTNILATFGNGAGQPILYCCHWDTRPIADKDPNPDNRYKPIPGANDGASGVAVLLELATLFHQKPPPRDVSLVFLDGEDSGDYRECKFCIGSYYLARNLDSLFPKRPSFGILIDMIGDKDLSIPQERYSVAAAPHIVNSVWAIARRLGYSQFKDVPGPAVFDDHIWLIRAGVPTIDIIDFDYPVWHTLQDDVDHCSKESLKVVGDVLYVLACEE from the coding sequence TTGGCGAGAAGATCAGGAAGGCTAGGCAAGAGAGCGGTGAGTATGAGTTGGCGCAGGTGCGTGCTCTTTGTGCTGGTTAGCCTATTACTATTCGGTTGCCAGCAGGGTGGGCACGAGCAGAAACAACAGGCGAGCCGTGTTTCCGGACCGTTCAATGCCAGCAGGTCTTTCTCGCACCTTGTGGCACAGGTCAACCTCGGGCCGAGGGTGCCCGGGACCGAGGGGCACCTTGAGTGCCTCGACTACATCATCCGTCATCTGTCATCGACCGCCAAGTCGCTTCAGACGCAGCAGTTCCCCATAGATTGTTACGATGAGCCCATCGAAGGGACTAACATCTTGGCGACTTTTGGCAACGGTGCCGGGCAGCCCATATTATATTGCTGCCACTGGGACACGCGGCCAATCGCCGACAAGGACCCGAACCCCGACAACCGATACAAGCCTATCCCGGGCGCAAATGACGGGGCGTCCGGCGTTGCAGTCCTCCTAGAGCTCGCTACGTTGTTCCACCAAAAGCCGCCGCCAAGAGACGTCTCGCTGGTTTTTCTGGACGGCGAGGACTCTGGCGACTACAGAGAATGCAAATTCTGCATCGGTTCCTATTATCTGGCCCGCAATCTCGACTCGCTGTTTCCCAAGCGGCCGAGCTTTGGAATCCTGATCGACATGATAGGAGATAAGGACCTGTCAATCCCCCAAGAGAGGTATTCCGTCGCCGCAGCGCCTCATATCGTCAATTCGGTCTGGGCCATCGCGAGGCGCCTCGGATACTCACAGTTCAAAGATGTGCCCGGACCGGCGGTTTTCGACGACCACATCTGGCTCATCCGGGCGGGCGTCCCAACGATAGACATCATAGATTTTGACTATCCGGTTTGGCATACTCTCCAAGATGATGTTGACCATTGCAGCAAAGAGTCGCTCAAGGTCGTTGGGGATGTGCTTTACGTTCTTGCCTGCGAGGAGTAG
- a CDS encoding AMP-binding protein, which yields MRSRIRLAAEVISSPAWLRRINWDPDRLERFRESRLREVVASAYRNVPAYRDLMAGAGVSPDDVRGFDDLASLPLIDKRFFRSRPFEELYSKASLGPLMARRTSGSTGVPLLFVHSRRNRWKRIIVDLRANLRLGLRPSDIHLVVASPEAQKRGRNVLQRLGFFRREYVSADESKETIAARIEALNPHLLQCYPSHLLLLAEIVDRRRLTNLRRIISAGEVLTDEARSRIEAAFGAVVTNYYGLKELGMVAWECLERKGMHVNWDLYHVEELPDSHQLAITLLDDDAMPFIRYNTLDRGRLEFDPCACGCSFPRIVQVEGRSDDCIVTSDGRRIPPLQVNFVDFTGHTQAGAYQVRQERPGHIQVLLVPTEAFDMESCQKRIRRDIDEFLCPEITFEIRLVESIPRERSGKLRSVVSLVDSDNEHR from the coding sequence TTGCGTTCTAGGATTAGGCTTGCGGCCGAGGTAATCAGTTCGCCGGCCTGGCTTCGCCGGATTAACTGGGACCCTGACCGGCTCGAGCGCTTTCGCGAATCGCGGCTGAGGGAAGTAGTGGCTTCGGCGTATCGAAACGTCCCGGCCTACCGCGACCTCATGGCTGGTGCCGGCGTTTCCCCCGACGATGTGCGGGGCTTCGACGACCTAGCCTCCCTGCCTCTCATAGACAAGAGATTCTTCCGCTCCCGTCCATTTGAGGAGCTCTACTCCAAAGCCAGCCTCGGGCCGCTCATGGCGAGGCGAACGAGTGGCTCAACCGGCGTCCCGCTGCTCTTCGTCCACTCGAGGCGCAATCGCTGGAAGCGGATAATTGTCGATCTTCGGGCGAATCTCCGCCTCGGCCTTCGGCCAAGCGACATTCACCTCGTCGTTGCGAGTCCCGAGGCGCAGAAACGTGGCCGGAACGTTTTGCAAAGGCTGGGATTCTTCCGGCGCGAGTATGTCTCCGCTGACGAGAGCAAGGAGACGATCGCCGCGCGCATCGAGGCATTGAACCCTCACCTCCTACAATGTTACCCAAGCCATCTCTTGCTGCTCGCTGAGATTGTGGACAGGCGCCGTCTGACAAACCTTCGGCGTATCATCTCGGCTGGCGAGGTTCTAACGGACGAGGCAAGGTCCCGGATTGAGGCCGCATTCGGCGCCGTGGTTACTAACTACTACGGGCTCAAGGAGCTCGGCATGGTCGCCTGGGAGTGCCTCGAGCGCAAGGGCATGCACGTCAACTGGGACCTCTATCACGTTGAGGAGCTGCCCGATTCGCACCAGCTGGCTATCACGCTCCTCGACGATGACGCAATGCCATTTATTAGGTACAACACGCTCGACAGGGGGCGCCTCGAGTTCGATCCGTGTGCCTGCGGGTGCTCGTTCCCGCGCATCGTTCAGGTGGAGGGTCGGTCGGACGACTGTATTGTAACATCCGACGGGAGGCGCATCCCGCCGCTTCAGGTCAACTTCGTTGATTTCACCGGACACACACAGGCCGGCGCCTACCAGGTGCGGCAGGAGCGTCCGGGACACATCCAAGTCCTTCTGGTTCCTACGGAGGCCTTTGACATGGAATCCTGCCAGAAGCGCATCCGGCGCGACATTGACGAGTTTCTTTGCCCGGAGATCACCTTCGAGATCAGGCTCGTCGAGTCAATCCCCCGTGAACGCTCTGGCAAGCTGCGCTCCGTGGTCTCGCTTGTGGACTCTGATAACGAGCACCGGTAG
- a CDS encoding formylglycine-generating enzyme family protein: protein MILGRRPTLRAAAPIAAGVAAFLLVTLSLFGYSYTRVILPARGIDRPDSLDPTLLYANGISYSLGDGVMLTMVGIPAGEFEMGSRNAGEAGVVASGEGPLHHVAIRSGFEMSEFEVTRAVFGKVMGWGRLDGGADRPVTEIDFDDCCLFCNRLSERFGLEKCYSGSGKDVVCDFSANGFRLPTEAEWEYACRAGTTSLYSTGDEAFGKCEQGLPSFLVCVGWFKNNSNGRVHSVGELAPNAFGLYDMHGNVWERCWDFYDENCYASSRANNPHGPEKGTQRVVRGGCYQSNREDCRSGARGWLWPGRRDETVGLRVVRRTSR from the coding sequence ATGATTTTAGGGAGACGACCTACGCTTAGAGCAGCTGCACCGATTGCGGCCGGTGTCGCGGCGTTTCTGCTCGTCACACTGTCTTTGTTTGGCTACAGCTACACACGAGTTATATTGCCGGCTAGAGGGATCGACAGGCCGGACAGTCTGGACCCGACGCTCCTTTATGCCAACGGGATAAGCTATAGCCTCGGGGACGGGGTCATGCTGACGATGGTCGGGATACCGGCGGGCGAGTTCGAGATGGGCAGCCGGAACGCGGGTGAGGCGGGCGTCGTCGCCAGCGGCGAGGGGCCGTTGCATCACGTCGCAATCAGAAGCGGTTTTGAGATGTCGGAGTTTGAGGTTACCCGTGCAGTTTTCGGGAAGGTAATGGGCTGGGGTCGCCTCGACGGAGGCGCCGACAGGCCGGTTACCGAGATTGATTTTGACGATTGTTGCCTCTTCTGCAACAGGCTTTCCGAACGATTTGGGCTCGAGAAATGTTACAGCGGTTCAGGTAAGGACGTTGTATGCGACTTCTCAGCAAACGGCTTCCGGCTGCCGACTGAGGCGGAGTGGGAATACGCTTGCCGGGCGGGGACGACGTCGCTTTACAGCACGGGCGATGAGGCCTTCGGGAAGTGTGAGCAGGGCCTGCCGTCGTTCCTTGTGTGCGTTGGCTGGTTCAAGAATAACTCCAACGGCCGCGTCCACTCGGTTGGCGAGCTTGCGCCTAACGCGTTCGGGCTTTATGATATGCACGGCAACGTCTGGGAGAGGTGTTGGGACTTCTATGACGAGAACTGCTATGCCTCATCCCGGGCAAACAACCCTCATGGGCCTGAGAAAGGCACGCAGCGCGTTGTTCGGGGCGGGTGTTATCAGAGCAATCGCGAGGACTGTCGGTCTGGGGCGCGGGGCTGGCTTTGGCCGGGCCGGCGCGACGAGACGGTCGGGCTCAGAGTGGTTCGCAGGACGAGCAGGTGA
- a CDS encoding glucose-1-phosphate thymidylyltransferase, which yields MFSPRDLFELDNFQHRALFDGLKFAWEALPLIEGYIRSVIKPAIRSQVMANVTLLGEVFIGEGTVVEPGAFIRGPTIIGKNCQIRQNAYIRGSVIVGDGCVVGHSTEVKNSVFLNASHAPHFNYVGDSILGNEANLGAGTKLSNFKITTDKTIKIRAGEKVFDTGLIKFGAILGDGVQTGCNAVLSPGTVVGRRSQIYACALVRGFVPEDTIVKLRQSFDLTKLVNAG from the coding sequence ATGTTTTCGCCGAGAGACCTTTTTGAACTCGACAATTTCCAGCATCGAGCCCTTTTTGATGGCCTCAAGTTCGCATGGGAGGCCCTGCCCCTCATAGAGGGCTACATAAGATCGGTGATCAAACCAGCCATCCGCAGCCAAGTGATGGCTAACGTTACCTTGCTTGGAGAAGTCTTTATCGGAGAGGGCACGGTCGTGGAGCCCGGCGCATTCATAAGAGGTCCAACGATTATAGGCAAGAACTGTCAAATCCGCCAAAACGCATACATCCGCGGCTCGGTGATCGTGGGCGACGGCTGCGTGGTTGGGCATTCCACCGAGGTCAAGAACTCCGTATTCCTCAACGCATCCCACGCGCCTCACTTCAACTACGTCGGCGACAGCATTCTCGGAAACGAGGCGAACTTGGGCGCTGGAACAAAGCTCTCAAACTTCAAGATAACGACCGACAAGACGATCAAGATAAGGGCTGGTGAAAAAGTCTTCGACACAGGCCTCATCAAGTTCGGCGCCATTTTGGGCGATGGCGTCCAGACAGGCTGCAACGCGGTCTTAAGCCCCGGCACGGTCGTTGGGAGGCGTTCGCAGATATACGCTTGTGCCCTTGTGCGTGGCTTCGTGCCCGAAGATACAATCGTGAAGCTTCGGCAGAGCTTTGACCTGACTAAACTTGTCAACGCTGGCTAG
- a CDS encoding calcium/sodium antiporter — translation MMGLSIFFGLGLLTLGAELLVRGSSRLARALKLSPLIIGLTVVAFGTSAPELAVSVRAGLAGQSGIALGNVVGSNIFNTLLILGLSALIMPLRVSQQLVRLDVPIMIAVSALAWALATDGTISRLEGMMFLIGIIGYTFLLLRLGKRNTSFPDKSVPAQGSNPLVQGSRHMLMPLVLAIVGLALLVIGARWLVSGAIALARCLGVSELLIGLTLVAGGTSLPELATSLVASIRRERDIAVGNVVGSNIFNILAVLGASATVSGGVNVAPAALHFDVPVMVATALVCLPIFFTGAQIARWEGVLFLAYYAAYLAYLLMAASHHECLQFFSSVMLWFVLPATVFGIGLSLLYATRSRKQA, via the coding sequence ATGATGGGACTGAGCATATTCTTCGGCCTTGGATTACTGACATTGGGCGCCGAGCTTCTGGTCCGCGGGTCGTCGCGTTTGGCGCGGGCGCTAAAGCTCTCGCCGCTGATAATCGGCCTGACGGTCGTGGCCTTCGGGACGAGCGCTCCCGAGCTGGCCGTCAGTGTCAGAGCGGGTCTGGCAGGACAATCCGGCATCGCCCTCGGCAACGTCGTCGGAAGCAACATCTTCAACACTCTTCTTATCCTCGGACTCTCTGCTCTGATCATGCCGCTAAGGGTCTCGCAGCAGCTGGTGCGTCTTGACGTGCCGATCATGATAGCGGTCTCGGCGCTGGCCTGGGCCCTCGCGACCGATGGAACGATCAGTCGGCTGGAGGGGATGATGTTTCTGATAGGCATCATCGGTTACACATTCCTGCTGCTGCGCCTGGGAAAGAGAAACACCTCTTTTCCTGATAAGTCCGTCCCAGCTCAGGGCTCGAACCCCTTGGTTCAGGGGTCCAGGCACATGCTAATGCCGCTCGTGCTCGCTATCGTGGGATTGGCTCTCCTGGTCATCGGAGCCCGGTGGTTGGTGTCCGGGGCGATTGCCCTGGCGAGGTGCCTCGGAGTTAGCGAGCTGCTAATCGGACTAACCCTGGTCGCCGGAGGGACCTCACTGCCGGAGTTGGCGACGTCCTTGGTGGCCAGCATCCGTCGTGAAAGGGACATTGCTGTGGGAAACGTTGTGGGCAGCAACATCTTCAACATATTGGCAGTGCTGGGGGCCTCCGCCACAGTATCAGGAGGTGTGAACGTTGCCCCGGCAGCCTTGCACTTCGACGTTCCCGTTATGGTGGCGACGGCCCTGGTGTGCCTTCCCATATTCTTCACCGGCGCTCAGATAGCCCGTTGGGAAGGGGTTCTGTTTTTGGCGTATTACGCTGCATATCTCGCCTACCTGCTCATGGCGGCATCACACCATGAGTGCCTGCAGTTCTTCAGCAGCGTCATGTTGTGGTTCGTTCTGCCGGCGACCGTGTTCGGCATCGGGCTTTCCTTGCTCTACGCCACGCGGTCCAGGAAACAGGCTTGA
- a CDS encoding DUF1828 domain-containing protein encodes MPSIVDRLEPRPYLNLLKEQFNGHIELKEKRPGVMQLLVPLFHEDGDMVDIFLQQGQEPGLIRICDHAMTLMRLSYSFEIDTPNKERIFRQIVAENGIVEDNGNLFIETRPESLYPAILQFAQAVAKIANLEILRREIVRSLFYESLGEFIHDSLAHYPCQQKSYPIPDHDELEVDYEFAVDSRPIYLFGVKDEAKARLVTISCLRFEKARLPFRSMAVHENFEELNRKDRQRILSAVDKHFPTLDDFKKRAPLLFEREAGFRTQK; translated from the coding sequence ATGCCAAGTATCGTTGACCGTCTTGAACCGCGACCTTATCTGAATCTCCTGAAAGAGCAGTTCAATGGTCATATAGAACTCAAAGAGAAGCGGCCTGGTGTTATGCAGCTTCTTGTCCCGCTGTTCCATGAAGATGGGGATATGGTGGACATTTTCTTACAGCAAGGACAGGAACCAGGTTTAATTCGAATCTGTGATCACGCAATGACGTTGATGCGTCTCTCCTACTCCTTCGAGATCGACACGCCAAATAAGGAACGGATATTCCGGCAGATCGTCGCCGAGAATGGTATTGTTGAGGACAATGGTAATCTCTTCATCGAGACTCGGCCCGAAAGTCTATATCCTGCCATTCTGCAGTTTGCGCAAGCGGTTGCGAAGATAGCGAATCTCGAGATCCTTAGACGGGAGATTGTCCGAAGTCTCTTCTACGAATCGTTGGGCGAGTTCATACACGACTCCCTGGCGCACTATCCGTGCCAACAGAAATCATACCCCATACCTGACCACGACGAGCTTGAGGTAGATTATGAGTTCGCTGTGGATTCTCGTCCCATTTATCTGTTTGGTGTAAAGGACGAGGCGAAGGCCCGGCTAGTGACGATCTCGTGTCTGAGGTTTGAGAAGGCTCGGCTACCCTTCCGAAGTATGGCCGTGCATGAGAACTTCGAGGAACTTAACCGGAAAGACCGACAAAGAATCCTCAGCGCTGTCGATAAGCATTTCCCCACTTTGGATGACTTTAAGAAGAGGGCACCTCTGCTGTTTGAGCGTGAAGCAGGCTTCAGAACTCAGAAATAG